The following DNA comes from Candidatus Methylomirabilota bacterium.
TGGCTGTTTTGGGCGTCGCTCTCCCTGATCTTGGGACTGAAACATCCTCCTCCCCTGGATGATGTGACCCGACTGGATGAACGTAGGAGGCTGGTGGGCTTTGCGTCGCTGTTGATTTTGCTGAGCGTGATCACACCATCTCCCTTTAATTTCTTGGAGTCGTAAGCCCCTCATCAACTTTACGCGCACGTATCTTCTGCGGTCGATCGCAGTCGCGTGGCTGCCAGGGGAGGCCCGACGATTCGGGAATTGAAGAAGCGATCGGTTTGGTTTCAGTGACGAAGGAACGACACGGAATGTTCAAGCATCTGCTGTATCGTCTGTACGAGGGGCGACTGTGTCAGGAGGTTCGAGGCGGAGAGCTGCCCCGGCACATCGGTTTGATCCTTGACGGCAATCGGAGATACGCGAGAGAGCGCGGGTATTCCACCCTCCTTGAGGGACACCGGAGGGGGGCGGAGAAGCTGGAAGAGGTCCTGAATTGGTGCGAGGAGCTTGCGATCAGGATGGTGACCGTGTGGATCTTTTCCACAGAAAATGTGTCTCGAAGTCAGGAGGAGGTGGACGGTCTCCTGGCGCTGATCGAGAAAAAGATGCACGACATTGCCCGGGATCCCAAGGTGCATCGGAAGCGGATGCGGATCAGGGCTATCGGCAAGATGGAACTCCTTCCCCAGTCCACGGTGAAGGCGATTCAGGAGGCCGAGGACGCGACGCGAGACTACGACGCCTTTTACTTGAATGTTGCCGTGGGGTATGGGGGGCGACAGGAGATCGCAGATGCCATCGCGACCATGCTCAGGGACAAAACCGCGAGAAGGATCCCGCTGGAGAAAATCATCGATGAGATCTCCATCGACGAGATCGGCAAGTATCTCTATACATACGATTTGCCCGATCCTGATCTCATCATCCGGACCAGCGGCGAGGTTCGACTGAGCGGGTTCCTGCTCTGGCAGAGCGCGTACAGCGAGTATTACTTTTGTGACGCCTATTGGCCGGTGTTCAGAAAGATCGACTTCCTCCGGGCCATTCGAAGTTTTCAGCAGCGCGAGCGCCGGTTTGGTGTATGAATGAAGAGCGGACTCCGATGTCTTGGGAGTCAGGAGGGCAATAGTATGACGTCTTTCAGACGACTGGCAGTGGCCCTGGTGCTGTGTCTCTTGGCGCAGATGGCCGTGGCCTCCCGGGCGGGGGCTGAGGAGACCACCGTCGGGGCGGATGTGTCCGCCGGCGCGGTCAGTGTAATTGCTACCGTCATCACGCTGCCGCTCAAGCTTGTTACGTGCGCTGCGACGGTGGCGCTAGGCGGAGCAGTCTACGGACTTACCATGGGGACCAGCGAGATCGTTCGAGAAGAGTTGGTGGCCGGGACCAACCAGACCTGCGGCGGGCGATTTTATGTCTCGCCTCAGCAGGTCAAGCAACTCGTGAAAGAATCAGAACAGCAGAAGTAGACGGCAGCTTGTCCATCGTCGCTCGTCGTTGTTATCAATCCATGGGGTGGCTGCCCAATGTGCTTCGGAGGCGGCAAGGCGGCTCCCCGAACCTATTGGAGGTGCCAATGAAGATGACCTCGCGGGTCGTTGTGCTTGCGCTTATGATATCTGTGGTCTTTGCCACCCAAGCCGTGGCCGGGGAACTCGCCAGCTCCTCGCCGGGCCAGAAGGCTTTGAGGGGTGCCGCCAACCTGACCCTTGGGCTATTCGTCGAATGGCCGAAGATGATCTGCTATGAGGCGCGAGAGCAGGGTCCGCTTTGGGGGATCCCCGCAGGATTCCTTTCCGGTTTTGGTCTGGGACTGATGCGGATGGGCGCTGGGGCGTACGAACTGGTTACGTTCCCATTCCCGTTCCCGGCTGATTATAAACCGCTCTTAAGCCCACGCTATCCTTTTGAACCGGGGCGGACGGTGGTATCACCCGCGCTCATCGCGCGCCCGCAGGAGGGCCATTCGTAGCAAGGGCGCTGCTGAGCGCCTTACGTGAACCGCATTCACGCAACACTATCTCTTGATCAGTCTCAACGCGACAGAATTGATGCAGTAGCGCAGATGTGTTGGCGGTGGACCGTCAGCAAAGACGTGGCCCAAGTGCGCCTCGCACCGGCTACAGCGCACCTCAGTGCGCCGTATTAGCAGACTGGTGTCATCTGCAGTGTTGATCTGCTCGGGCGCAAGAGGAGCCCAGAAGCTGGGCCACCCGGTCCCCGAGTCGAACTTTGTCTCGGAGCCGAACAATTCATTCCCGCAGCAGACGCACTGGTAGATTCCATCTTCTTTGCAGTCGTGGTATTCACCTGAAAACGGTCGTTCAGTCCCCTTTCGCCGACAGACGTAAAACTGCTCCGGCGTGAGTTGCCGCTTCCATTCCTCATCGGTTTTGGGTAGCTTGTCCTGCATTCTTGAAGCCTCGTCATTATATGGTCTTACTTCCTTCTTTCTCTGTACGCTGCCCGACACAGTATACTCTTAAAGACCGATTTTCATCTCTTGGGGGTTTGGAGCTTACCACATGATGACGGTTTTTTGGATTCAGAGCGAGCTTGACCTTTCGATTGGGGTGTGATAGCCAGAAAGCTGACATGGGCCGTCTGGCTTTCACCGTTGAGGGTAACAACTGCATGGGGATGGATGAAGGTTTCTTGTCGTCAGCCTGTCGGGTGTCCTCCACACACCGCGCCTGGGTAGAGGTCGATCTCGGGGCGATCCGCCACAATGTAGCAGCTATCCAACAACTCCTGAAACCGTCAACTCAGCTCATGTCGGTCGTCAAGGCTGATGGCTATGGCCATGGCGCTATTGCGATCGCTCGAACCGCGCTATCAGCCGGCGCCTCGTGGCTTGCGGTGGCCACGGTTGAAGAAGGAATCTACTTAAGAGGGGCGGGGATCGAAGCGCCAATTCTCCTCTTCGGCCCCACGATCTGCAAAGAGGAGATAGAAACAGTTGTCGAGCATCGGCTGCAGCCGACCGTCTGTAGTTTCGACCAAGCTCGTCGCTTTTCGGAGGCGGGTCTGGGAGCGATCCAGATTCACCTGAAGGTCGATACCGGCATGTCCCGCTTGGGAGTCGCGTGGCAGGAGGCTCAGGAGCTCTTGAGCGCGATCAGGGTCCTCCCTAATGTGACGGTTGCCAGCCTGTACAGCCACTTCGCCACGGCAGACGCCGTCGATCCCACGACAACCCGGGAGCAGTTTGAACGGTTCGCCGACTTGGTGGATACGCTACGGCGGCACGGAATCCGGCCTCCATTGGTCCATCTGGCTAATTCTGCCGCTACCTTGATGTTCCCCGACACCCACTTCGATCTGGTCCGGATCGGATTGGCTCAGTATGGTCTGTACCCGGACTCTCATTTTCAGGCAGTGGTGGCCCTTCATCCGGCCCTCTCTCTCAAAGCAAGGATCATCTTTATCAAGACGGTTCCGCCAGGGACCGGGGTCAGTTACGGTCATACTTTTCGAACAGGGCGCCGGACGCGACTGGCCACAGTGTCTATCGGCTATGGCGATGGTATCTCCCGCGCCCTCTCAAACAGGATCGACTTCCTGGTTCGCGGTCGGCGGACTCGGCAGGTGGGAACGATCACGATGGACCAATGCCTGATCGATGTCACCGACGTGCCGGAGGCGTTCGAGGGAGAGGTCGCCACGCTGCTTGGGCGGGACGGCGAGGAGTGCATCGCTGTTGCAGAATGGGCGGAGCGACTGGGGACTATCCCGTATGAGATCCTCAC
Coding sequences within:
- a CDS encoding exosortase system-associated protein, TIGR04073 family, which produces MKMTSRVVVLALMISVVFATQAVAGELASSSPGQKALRGAANLTLGLFVEWPKMICYEAREQGPLWGIPAGFLSGFGLGLMRMGAGAYELVTFPFPFPADYKPLLSPRYPFEPGRTVVSPALIARPQEGHS
- the msrB gene encoding peptide-methionine (R)-S-oxide reductase MsrB encodes the protein MQDKLPKTDEEWKRQLTPEQFYVCRRKGTERPFSGEYHDCKEDGIYQCVCCGNELFGSETKFDSGTGWPSFWAPLAPEQINTADDTSLLIRRTEVRCSRCEAHLGHVFADGPPPTHLRYCINSVALRLIKR
- a CDS encoding alanine racemase gives rise to the protein MGMDEGFLSSACRVSSTHRAWVEVDLGAIRHNVAAIQQLLKPSTQLMSVVKADGYGHGAIAIARTALSAGASWLAVATVEEGIYLRGAGIEAPILLFGPTICKEEIETVVEHRLQPTVCSFDQARRFSEAGLGAIQIHLKVDTGMSRLGVAWQEAQELLSAIRVLPNVTVASLYSHFATADAVDPTTTREQFERFADLVDTLRRHGIRPPLVHLANSAATLMFPDTHFDLVRIGLAQYGLYPDSHFQAVVALHPALSLKARIIFIKTVPPGTGVSYGHTFRTGRRTRLATVSIGYGDGISRALSNRIDFLVRGRRTRQVGTITMDQCLIDVTDVPEAFEGEVATLLGRDGEECIAVAEWAERLGTIPYEILTVLSPRLPRIVRKEAVL
- the uppS gene encoding di-trans,poly-cis-decaprenylcistransferase: MFKHLLYRLYEGRLCQEVRGGELPRHIGLILDGNRRYARERGYSTLLEGHRRGAEKLEEVLNWCEELAIRMVTVWIFSTENVSRSQEEVDGLLALIEKKMHDIARDPKVHRKRMRIRAIGKMELLPQSTVKAIQEAEDATRDYDAFYLNVAVGYGGRQEIADAIATMLRDKTARRIPLEKIIDEISIDEIGKYLYTYDLPDPDLIIRTSGEVRLSGFLLWQSAYSEYYFCDAYWPVFRKIDFLRAIRSFQQRERRFGV